The following proteins are encoded in a genomic region of Brachypodium distachyon strain Bd21 chromosome 1, Brachypodium_distachyon_v3.0, whole genome shotgun sequence:
- the LOC100828722 gene encoding stem-specific protein TSJT1, whose translation MLAVFGREVAPCPEGLQQPGEAGGGAAGLADAFREARPGAVSVCLGGGSAMAYSSHDQSPLLPRLFGVVDDMYCLFQGAIENFAVLKQQYALSKVATEVNLVIEAYRTLRDRGPYPADHVVRDISGKFAFVLYDRSTSSVFMAVDADSSVPFYWGVDSKGHLVVSDDAETVRKACGKSFAPFPKGFFFTTSGGLQSYEHPLNEVKPVPRVDSKGEVCGTTYTINEQAKKDIASIPRAGSASDWSSQY comes from the exons ATGCTCGCGGTGTTCGGCAGGGAGGTGGCGCCGTGCCCGGAGGGGCTCCAGCAGCcgggcgaggcgggcggcggcgcggcggggctcGCGGACGCGTTCCGGGAGGCGCGCCCCGGCGCCGTCAGCGtctgcctcggcggcggctccgccaTGGCGTATTCGTCCCATGACCAGAGCCCTCTCCTCCCCAG GCTGTTTGGTGTCGTGGACGACATGTACTGCTTGTTCCAAGGCGCGATCGAGAACTTTGCGGTGCTGAAGCAGCAATACGCGCTGAGCAAAGTCGCCACTGAGGTCAACCTCGTCATCGAGGCTTACAGAACCTTGAGGGACAGGGGACCGTACCCTGCAGACCACGTTGTGAGAGATATAAGTGGGAAATTTGCCTTCGTGCTGTACGATCGCTCAACCAGTTCGGTCTTCATGGCTGTG GATGCGGATAGTAGTGTCCCATTTTACTGGGGAGTTGATTCCAAGGGCCATCTTGTGGTCTCTGATGATGCCGAAACAGTGAGGAAGGCCTGTGGAAAATCATTTGCACCATTCCCCAAAG GTTTCTTCTTCACGACGTCCGGGGGATTGCAGAGCTACGAGCATCCATTGAACGAGGTGAAGCCGGTGCCGAGGGTCGACAGCAAAGGGGAGGTGTGCGGCACAACTTACACGATCAATGAGCAGGCCAAGAAGGATATCGCCAGCATCCCTAGGGCTGGGAGTGCTTCAGACTGGTCTTCTCAATACTAA